A genomic stretch from Edaphobacter aggregans includes:
- the xrtA gene encoding exosortase A yields MQTEPLPPPFTPSEEAFSDKKRSGRLSPERWAPWVAIIALLVAIYFRIAIKLVADWYNIPDYSHGFLVPLFALFLVWDNRDAIRATPVRPSWAGIGLIVFALVILILGVYGVELFTSRISFVFLLGGLIWTFFGRPMLNRLLFPLFVLVLAIPFPAIVFNQITFPLQLLASRVASIILPLFGVPVLQDGNVIELPVMKLEVAEACSGIRSLMSLFTLAVFYGYFLEKTTKRRVILALASIPIAVAANVVRIVGTGLFVQYWDPVKALGFFHEFSGWVMFVISLCCLYLVHRVMRLISPVKSKTI; encoded by the coding sequence ATGCAAACAGAACCACTTCCTCCACCGTTCACCCCGAGCGAGGAAGCCTTTTCCGACAAGAAACGGTCGGGGCGACTATCCCCGGAACGATGGGCTCCTTGGGTTGCCATTATCGCTCTCCTTGTCGCGATTTACTTTCGCATCGCTATCAAGCTGGTAGCCGACTGGTACAACATCCCAGACTATTCCCACGGCTTCCTCGTCCCTCTCTTTGCTCTCTTTCTTGTCTGGGACAATCGAGATGCGATCCGCGCCACCCCTGTTCGGCCTTCCTGGGCCGGAATTGGCCTGATCGTCTTCGCACTCGTCATTCTCATACTCGGCGTCTATGGTGTTGAGCTCTTCACCTCACGAATATCGTTCGTCTTTCTGCTGGGCGGTCTCATCTGGACTTTCTTCGGTCGCCCCATGCTTAATCGCCTTCTCTTTCCCCTCTTTGTTCTAGTGCTGGCAATCCCTTTTCCCGCCATCGTCTTCAACCAAATCACCTTTCCGCTACAACTCCTCGCTTCCCGAGTTGCCAGCATCATCCTGCCCCTATTCGGCGTTCCAGTCCTGCAAGATGGCAATGTCATTGAACTTCCGGTCATGAAGCTGGAAGTGGCCGAAGCCTGCAGCGGTATCCGTTCTCTGATGAGCCTGTTCACCCTGGCGGTCTTCTATGGTTACTTTCTTGAAAAGACCACCAAACGCCGCGTGATTCTTGCCTTAGCCAGCATTCCCATCGCTGTGGCTGCCAACGTCGTAAGAATCGTTGGCACTGGTCTCTTCGTCCAATACTGGGATCCGGTTAAGGCTCTCGGCTTCTTCCACGAATTTTCAGGGTGGGTGATGTTTGTCATTTCGCTGTGCTGCCTGTATCTGGTCCACCGTGTCATGCGCCTCATTTCACCAGTCAAGAGCAAGACGATATGA
- a CDS encoding GumC family protein, with protein sequence MLGHRALTFEDYGAILKRRWWMVAIPAAILPVIAFASSYLVQPQYLSQTLVLVEQQKVPEDYVRPVVSEDLTGRLASMREQILSRARLMPIIERFNLYGSGKMSMDDRIDLTRKNIDIKPIHSEMARTGGLPGFFISFTASDARTAQQVAGEITSLFVNENLRSRASSVEGTQEFLQGQLADAKRNLDDQDAKMAAFEQKYMGKLPGEEAPNMNMISSLNTQLDATTQALARMEQDRSYEEAMLTQQQSVAQTIDRGGPAPQAQQAELQSLLNEEADLTKRYTDDYPDVVAVRRKIKDLRAEMASAPPPAPVPPVSAPNRGDSPAVLQLRAQIRSLDQGIAQKRHEQGQISSQLKIYQDRISSSPMVQEEYKNLTRDYTTAQAFYDSLLKNVNQSKMATDLEKRQQGEQFKVMDEPNLPDEPSSPKRSVFLAGGLAAGLGLGLLLVAWIEYRDTALRSERDIWAFTKLPTLAVISLTGEMQPVATKQKWTFGRRKPKIAAAGKPLMNAGG encoded by the coding sequence ATGCTTGGTCATCGTGCACTGACGTTTGAAGATTATGGTGCCATCCTAAAAAGACGGTGGTGGATGGTTGCTATTCCTGCGGCGATCCTACCGGTGATTGCATTTGCGAGCAGCTATTTAGTGCAACCGCAGTACTTGTCGCAGACGTTGGTGTTGGTGGAGCAGCAGAAGGTTCCCGAAGATTACGTAAGGCCAGTAGTGTCGGAAGATCTGACTGGCCGGCTGGCTTCGATGAGGGAGCAGATTCTGAGCCGTGCGCGGTTGATGCCAATCATTGAACGGTTCAACCTCTACGGCAGCGGTAAGATGTCGATGGACGACCGGATTGATCTAACGCGGAAGAACATCGATATCAAGCCAATTCACTCAGAGATGGCACGTACTGGCGGGCTGCCGGGCTTCTTCATTTCGTTTACGGCCTCCGATGCACGTACAGCGCAGCAGGTGGCTGGCGAGATTACGTCGTTGTTCGTGAATGAGAACCTGAGATCCCGCGCGAGTTCTGTGGAAGGCACACAAGAGTTTCTGCAAGGCCAACTCGCAGACGCCAAACGGAACCTGGACGACCAGGATGCGAAGATGGCGGCGTTCGAGCAGAAGTATATGGGCAAGCTACCGGGCGAAGAGGCTCCCAACATGAACATGATTTCGAGCCTAAATACGCAGTTAGATGCTACGACTCAGGCTCTGGCACGAATGGAGCAGGATAGAAGTTATGAAGAAGCAATGCTGACTCAACAGCAGTCCGTGGCCCAGACGATAGATCGTGGCGGTCCGGCACCCCAGGCACAGCAGGCGGAACTGCAGTCGCTTTTGAATGAAGAGGCGGACCTGACCAAGCGGTACACCGACGATTACCCGGATGTGGTTGCTGTTCGGCGGAAGATCAAAGATTTGCGCGCTGAGATGGCAAGCGCACCACCACCAGCGCCGGTCCCACCTGTCTCCGCGCCAAATCGTGGCGATTCACCGGCGGTGTTGCAGCTTCGCGCTCAGATTCGCTCTCTCGACCAGGGGATCGCGCAGAAAAGGCATGAACAGGGGCAGATCTCTAGCCAACTTAAAATTTATCAGGATCGCATCTCATCGAGCCCCATGGTGCAGGAAGAATATAAGAACCTCACGCGGGATTACACAACGGCGCAGGCGTTCTACGACAGTCTCCTGAAGAATGTGAACCAATCGAAAATGGCGACTGACCTGGAAAAACGTCAACAAGGGGAGCAGTTCAAAGTGATGGATGAGCCTAATCTTCCAGACGAGCCCTCCTCGCCAAAGCGCAGTGTGTTTCTCGCAGGCGGTTTGGCGGCCGGGCTAGGGCTTGGACTATTACTGGTTGCGTGGATTGAGTATCGCGACACAGCACTACGCAGCGAGAGGGACATATGGGCGTTTACGAAGCTGCCGACGCTAGCTGTCATATCGCTGACCGGAGAGATGCAGCCGGTGGCAACCAAGCAAAAATGGACGTTTGGCCGACGCAAACCGAAGATCGCAGCGGCGGGTAAACCGCTGATGAATGCGGGCGGGTGA
- a CDS encoding exosortase C-terminal domain/associated protein EpsI produces the protein MKSPRFWTVIVLLTATAILLHTRGDKDYVPPRQSLSQMPNTIGAWTTLQDIPLDQDTLDVLGQGDFLNRIYGASVLHQPGAQAQSHSAVNPSAPVSLFIGYFPTQRTGQTIHSPQHCLPGAGWTFETSRYVNMPDINGKLYNVGEYVISNGESRQFVIYWYQAHGRSIANEYKAKLYMVKDAIRTNRTDGALVRVITSVLPSEPISSARDRALLFAGELAPLLPQFIPD, from the coding sequence ATGAAATCTCCACGATTTTGGACTGTCATAGTCCTCCTCACGGCAACTGCCATTCTCCTCCACACCCGTGGAGACAAAGACTATGTTCCTCCTCGTCAATCCTTGAGCCAGATGCCGAACACCATCGGAGCCTGGACAACCTTGCAAGACATCCCTCTCGATCAGGACACTCTCGACGTACTCGGCCAAGGCGATTTCCTCAACCGTATCTATGGCGCCTCCGTACTTCATCAGCCGGGTGCTCAGGCCCAGTCGCACTCTGCGGTCAATCCGTCAGCTCCAGTCAGCCTGTTCATCGGCTATTTCCCTACTCAGCGCACCGGCCAGACCATTCATTCGCCCCAGCACTGTCTCCCAGGAGCCGGCTGGACTTTTGAGACCTCCCGATACGTCAACATGCCCGATATCAACGGAAAGCTCTATAACGTTGGCGAATACGTTATTAGCAACGGCGAGAGTAGACAATTCGTTATTTATTGGTATCAGGCGCATGGCCGGAGCATTGCCAATGAATACAAAGCCAAGCTCTACATGGTCAAGGATGCGATACGCACAAACCGTACTGACGGCGCCCTGGTCCGCGTCATCACCAGCGTCCTGCCGTCCGAGCCAATCTCCAGCGCCCGGGACCGCGCTCTACTTTTCGCCGGTGAGTTAGCACCACTTCTGCCGCAGTTTATTCCCGACTGA
- a CDS encoding polysaccharide biosynthesis/export family protein — MKCFDVVLIGVLSVGPAVAGMAQAAQTKPVPPVTPPVSTAAPATGTDGVVATPAPANPDGAPSPSKSSDAGVANTPHYIIGPEDNLQISVWKEPSLSGTIPVRPDGMISLALVGDLPASGRTPMQLANDITVRLKKYVQDPNVSVVVLAVNSQKIYMVGEVGHVGPIPLAAGMTPLQAIATAGGLGPFANSKKIYIMRTVAGKEQKIPFNYKVALKGGDQGVTLQSGDTIVVP; from the coding sequence ATGAAGTGTTTTGATGTGGTCTTGATTGGAGTGCTGTCTGTGGGACCGGCGGTCGCTGGCATGGCCCAGGCGGCACAAACGAAGCCGGTACCACCCGTTACGCCTCCAGTGTCTACGGCTGCACCTGCGACTGGGACGGACGGAGTGGTTGCGACACCAGCTCCGGCCAACCCTGACGGAGCCCCTTCCCCATCGAAATCATCCGACGCGGGGGTAGCAAATACGCCACATTACATTATTGGACCTGAGGACAACCTGCAAATCTCGGTCTGGAAGGAGCCGTCGCTCTCGGGCACGATTCCGGTACGACCTGACGGTATGATCTCGCTGGCCCTGGTGGGCGATTTGCCCGCGTCAGGACGGACGCCGATGCAACTGGCGAACGACATCACAGTGCGACTAAAGAAGTATGTCCAGGACCCCAACGTCTCTGTTGTCGTACTAGCAGTGAACAGCCAGAAGATCTATATGGTTGGCGAGGTAGGACATGTTGGACCGATCCCCCTGGCAGCAGGGATGACGCCATTGCAGGCAATTGCTACTGCAGGTGGGCTGGGTCCGTTTGCGAACTCGAAGAAGATTTATATTATGCGGACAGTGGCGGGTAAGGAACAGAAGATCCCATTCAATTACAAGGTGGCGCTGAAGGGAGGAGATCAGGGAGTCACGCTGCAGTCTGGAGATACGATCGTCGTCCCATGA
- a CDS encoding tetratricopeptide repeat protein, with protein MKMQLAPRWFRVSAVLAVSIALGLTVGCSRDPNKQKQKYLESGKRYAADNKLKEAAIQFSNALRVDHNFAAAHYELAKVYVKQGNMLPAYAELLRTVDLQSSNTQARIDLGNMLLAGRQPDRAAEQAKAVLAIDSNNADAYALLSSIAATKGDRAEALSQIQHALSIDPNRANFHTALGLLQASDPATEPAAEEQLNKAVSLDPKNATSHIALAALLERKGDLSGALQAMQAAVTADPKNVSARANLGHIYLRQGDKAKAEETFRQTADDLSDSPVGANLLESYYISTQQLDRAEPAYADLVAKHPKSTQLKLAYARILLMKKDVAKAKPIADDLEKTDAGDPDVAVLNAMLLLNDNKATEAFNLLQKSAKNNPENVQVKIWLGRAARMKGDQTVALQSFRDAVKLNPRNFQAQEGLAQAALDARDFGLLAQAAEAAIAINPQLANPYIWRGMSEGNQKQYDKTEADFKQAMKLDPKNALAPLSLAELRLTQKNIPEAKALLEQALTNDPNSARAMRLLVYTMLVEKQPAKAIDRIQQQIAKVPQNADMYTMLAELQLQTGDINAGTASAQKAMQLNPNNGAALMVYTRATLSHGDPAKAIDTWQQWLKTHPSDAQANTILGALEEARGDQGKAIDYYKAALKIQPEQPVAANNLAYLMVEGGQNTDVALSLAQIARRAMPDSPSTADTLAWVYYQKGNYTSARDLLEDAVKVSPNDAAVHYHLGMTYSKLSNTADAVNHLKKAVALAPNSQTSKDAEKALSSLS; from the coding sequence ATGAAAATGCAATTAGCTCCACGATGGTTCCGGGTTTCTGCGGTACTTGCTGTCTCGATCGCCTTGGGGCTTACCGTTGGTTGTTCGCGCGACCCCAACAAGCAAAAACAGAAGTATCTTGAGAGCGGCAAACGGTACGCTGCCGACAATAAGTTGAAGGAAGCGGCCATCCAGTTCTCCAACGCTCTCAGGGTCGATCATAACTTCGCTGCGGCCCACTATGAGTTGGCCAAAGTTTATGTCAAACAGGGCAATATGCTGCCCGCCTACGCCGAGCTTCTCCGCACAGTCGACCTGCAGTCCAGCAATACCCAGGCTCGGATCGACCTCGGCAACATGCTTTTGGCCGGCCGCCAGCCTGACCGTGCAGCCGAACAGGCAAAGGCTGTACTGGCGATCGACAGCAACAACGCCGACGCCTATGCCCTTCTCTCGAGCATAGCCGCCACCAAGGGAGATCGCGCCGAAGCCCTCTCCCAGATTCAACACGCCCTCTCCATCGACCCGAACCGGGCCAACTTTCACACCGCGCTTGGCCTTCTCCAGGCCTCTGATCCCGCCACAGAACCTGCTGCCGAAGAGCAACTCAACAAGGCCGTCTCACTCGATCCGAAGAACGCCACTTCTCACATAGCGCTCGCCGCATTGCTCGAGAGAAAGGGTGACCTGTCCGGAGCCTTGCAAGCGATGCAAGCCGCCGTCACAGCCGACCCCAAAAATGTCAGCGCACGCGCCAACCTCGGCCATATATATCTCCGCCAAGGTGACAAGGCCAAGGCCGAAGAGACCTTCCGGCAAACAGCCGACGATCTCAGCGACTCACCGGTCGGGGCTAACCTTCTTGAGAGCTACTACATCAGCACCCAGCAGCTGGATCGTGCCGAGCCGGCCTACGCTGATCTTGTCGCCAAACATCCTAAGAGCACGCAACTCAAGCTGGCCTATGCCCGCATCCTGCTCATGAAAAAGGACGTGGCGAAGGCCAAGCCCATCGCTGACGATCTTGAAAAAACCGACGCGGGCGACCCCGACGTTGCAGTTCTCAACGCCATGCTCCTCTTGAACGATAACAAGGCAACTGAAGCCTTCAACCTCCTGCAGAAGTCTGCGAAGAACAACCCCGAGAACGTTCAGGTCAAGATTTGGCTGGGCCGCGCCGCTCGCATGAAGGGCGATCAGACCGTTGCCCTTCAGAGCTTTCGCGACGCTGTAAAGCTCAACCCGAGAAACTTCCAGGCCCAGGAGGGTCTCGCTCAGGCCGCCCTCGATGCCCGCGACTTCGGGCTTCTAGCACAGGCTGCGGAGGCCGCCATCGCCATCAACCCGCAGCTCGCGAATCCTTACATTTGGAGAGGGATGTCAGAAGGGAATCAGAAACAGTACGACAAGACAGAGGCCGATTTCAAGCAGGCCATGAAACTCGACCCCAAAAACGCTCTCGCTCCCTTGTCCCTGGCAGAGCTTCGTTTGACTCAGAAGAATATTCCCGAAGCCAAGGCTCTCCTCGAGCAGGCACTCACCAACGACCCAAACTCCGCTCGCGCCATGCGCCTGCTTGTCTACACCATGCTGGTTGAGAAGCAGCCAGCCAAGGCCATTGATCGTATTCAGCAGCAGATCGCCAAAGTCCCGCAGAACGCAGATATGTACACCATGCTCGCTGAGCTGCAGCTTCAGACCGGTGACATAAACGCGGGCACAGCCTCGGCCCAAAAGGCGATGCAGCTCAATCCAAACAACGGTGCCGCTTTGATGGTCTACACCCGTGCAACTCTCAGCCATGGAGACCCCGCAAAAGCAATCGACACCTGGCAACAATGGCTTAAGACCCACCCCAGCGACGCACAAGCAAATACCATCCTGGGTGCGCTTGAAGAAGCACGCGGAGATCAGGGCAAAGCCATCGATTATTACAAGGCAGCCCTCAAGATCCAACCCGAACAGCCAGTCGCGGCCAACAACCTCGCTTACCTGATGGTGGAAGGCGGACAGAATACCGACGTTGCTCTCTCCCTTGCTCAGATTGCTCGCCGAGCGATGCCTGACTCACCCAGCACGGCTGACACGTTGGCGTGGGTCTATTACCAGAAAGGAAATTACACCTCCGCAAGGGACTTGCTGGAAGACGCAGTGAAGGTTTCGCCAAATGACGCCGCGGTACATTATCACCTTGGAATGACCTACTCAAAACTCTCGAACACCGCAGACGCTGTGAATCATCTGAAGAAGGCTGTCGCCCTGGCGCCCAACAGTCAGACATCAAAAGATGCTGAAAAGGCGCTTAGTTCCCTGAGCTAG